GCTGGAGGCTCGTTGCGGCgcaaggaaaccctagggtttctgttaTTGTTTTAGTTTTGGGCTGTTTGGGCCACGGGTGCTTTGGGCTACTTGGGTTAGTTGGGTTTTagcttgtattgggtaaaatcaTTTCGTAAATGGGCTTGTACTTGGGCTATGGGCTGTTATAAGATTGGACTGCTGTATTTTGTGGcttattttttttgtattttcattttgtttttattttcatacGGGCTCGGGCATAATTTGGGCCTTACAGCtgtccctctttgctcattgtcgtgtaacgagaatggagcaaagactataaaaaggaccaaatttgcccggtctggCTAAGTCTCAAAGTCTTGATCCTCATCTTCCCTAAAGGTATTCTGATGTCTTCAGGAGTGTCAAATTGGCTATCTTCAACTTGCTTCTTGAAAACTCGGGAACACCAATCTGTTATTTTCGATCTGCTCtttgccaatacagagatgccaaatctgtcttcttcgatctgctctctgtcaacaaagagatgccaaatctgtcttCTTCGATCTGCCCTCTGTCAACaaagagacgccaaatctgctatcttcgatctgccctttgacaatacagagacgccaaatctgctatcttcgatctgccctCTGACAATCTCTCGCCAAATCTTCCCAAGTCTATCTTCGAAAGTCGATTCTTAAGTAAATCAACCACGTCTATCGCCGTTAAAATACTTAGTTTTAAAATAAGAAAAGCCCAACTCGAAAGTTGTCTTATCGAGAATCATTTTCGATCACGTCTTTCCTTAGCAGACCGCCGCTAAGAGTGTTCATAGGAAGTCGAAATGCCACAGGCCGATCCTTCCTCCCAACTGTAAAATTAAACGATTCCAAACCAATGGatcattttttatttgaaaaacgtttaaaaattttagtaaggCCGATTGCCAAACTATCTAAGCAGAAAGACGAAAATGTATCCCAAAGGGATTTAAGCAATATTCATTTCTCACGTGAGGAATTGATTCGTACTAGCTCTTGGCTTGAAAATAATTAGCCAAGCATGATATTGATTATCATGCTtaacatgttttgataatgtaaaaacataaaataaaataaagtaaagtagaaataaaacaaaagaagaaaatttttttaaaaatgaaaataaagtaGCAATAAGAACAAAAGACAAGAGATCCCCTTGGCCTTACCCAAAAGTGGGTATTTATAGGCTTCAAATTCCCAAAATCAACAAACTAATCAAAAAAAGATAAGATAATAtctttaaaattatgaaaatgaaatccaAGATCCCCCAAATCACGTcaatagatcaagataagttgtttctAGAATATTTCCCGTATTGACTTCTGATTTGCCACGTCAGATCCGTGTCGTGCCCAGcgtcgtgcccacgactccagCCGTGAcagaataaaaagaaagaaaactgcAGATTACGTCTTTTTGTTGCCATTTCCAGTATTGGGTTCACTACAcaagaaataaatcaaatacaaccAATTAAGTAGTGAAAAATTCATAAGACAAAGGAATTAACAAGCAAAAAGTGTCAAATATAAGAGTACATCACATCGATAACTCGtgactttaattttaatattgaatattttaattcAAACTCAAAAATGAGCTTAGACCTCATAttcaaacataaattaaattaatttattacaaAATTGATGAATCTAATCTTATACCATATTtcgtatttaattttaattaatataccaaacaaaatttataaattaaatttattcttAAATTCAATCCTTAATTTATTTGGCGCTTAACTTTTTTTATTTAACAAAcataaaattaattcaaaataaacttCATATCGAAATCCAAAGTCTAAGGACAAACACATTAAAGCCAAAACTATTGTAGACATTGCAGCAAGCCGCCGCCAACAACAACAACACAACCATTTGCTTCTGCGAAGCTATTTTTTTGCAGTCGATTTGGGAAGATTTTGAGCAGCAAAATAGGCTAGCAAATTCTTCTTCAACAGATTATCAGCAAATCTCACTTGAAAACCAAATTTTTCAGCGTAATTAAGTGTGGCGCCCCACTTTTTCAAGGTATCCCAATCTAAATCCCCAACCGAGAAATCTTTCATCTCTTTGATCGCAGCACAGACCAGAATTTGAATGGCGATATGAAAAACATCAGTAGTTTTTCCACGATCTTTTTCAATTTGGATTGCAATAGATTCGAGGTACTCTGGAATTTCCCCCCAAGCAGTGTTCTTCAATGCCTGTTCCAAGCCTGGGAAATCTTTGCATTCCACTTTGTCGTTGCCATCGTCATAAAGTTGGTTCTCCAAATCACGGAATTTAGATTGTACTCCTTCACTAGTTAGATCATCGGTTGCAGTAACTTTTACCTTCCATTGgaggttaaaaaaaaaaaagtaaggtTAGTAATACTTAACTCAAACGGCTAAGGTAAGTAATACTTAACTCAAACGGCTCATGAGGTGtatggagttttttttttttttatattttcatataattaaattacattatttcctttaatatattattaacttTAAGCTTAATTCTTAAACCAATCTTAGACTCGAGTATTAAGTTTCAAATTTAGAAATTAAGCTTGAACTTAATAGTATTCGAATTCAGCTTGACTCAATTACACTACATAAAACTCAATTAAGATTTGATCTGTAGTTATGTAtctgaaataaatataaaagaagcATGAAATCTCAAATTCATTACTCAACAAAGAGAAGGGGAAGCTATTAGTGATGATAGTGGTGTTTTTCATTAAAGTTTTgtttgtttcactgaaaatgacTTCCAGAAAATAATTTctagaaaatgatttacttttctggaaaagttaatattttctggtgtttagatgaatctgtgtaaaatattttttgttgtttggtagatttcttaaaatatttcataaaattattttcaattaaacaaacatacatttgagattttcatattttttcattgtttaattgaatttatttttatctataattttatattttacattgtttttgcatatattaaaaatattaatatgttaaattcagattcattataatgtcatttttaattacatgactactaagtgggtatttttttatttaaaaatatgatatcaacaaaattgacaaaaaaaattaatgatgtcaacaattggacttgattttcaaatttgaaaagtataaggactaaattcttaaaataaaagtacaaagactaaattacaaatctgtgaagtgtacatagacttatgacatattttgacctttatactacaaaacatttattattaatatatttgtaattgtaataaatatttattattaaaatattaatattgaatattttcaataatatgtgaataatattatttgaaaattattatttttaaaatttattattaaaataaaattaaaatattaaataatttattaaaataataaattctacttattatattaataatttattatatgactaaatataactaattaaatatgtatgtttaataatattaaaaatatataatattttaaatatttttaaaaataaaataaaataaaatttattatcaatataataatattaaccttgatttaagttaatttttatatataaataaaagtatctatagaTGAGCTCTTTTCCGGAAAATGACGTACGCTTTTTAAAAGGGTAAGTCATTTTACCGGAAAAAGGGCTTAGTTTACCTTAACCTGTAAGTCATTTTCCATTGACCAAACTATTTTCTGTGAAACAAACACAGAAAAATACAGAAAATATTTTCCGTAAAACCTTTTACTGTAAACAAACGAACCCTAAATCTTATCACCTTTGCACAACTAAGTTGCCTTGCTTTTTCTAAGGGATATTATTAAACCGATCTCGGACTCGAGTATCAAGTTTCAAATTAAGAAATCGAGCTTGAACCTGATAGTATTTCAATTCAGCTTGGCTTGATTACACTACATAAAACTCAATTGAAATTTAATGATTTAATGTGTGGTTATGTATCTTAAAGACATAAAAGAAGCATGAAATCTCAAATTCATTACTCAACAAAGAGAAGGGGAAGCTAATAGTGATGATAGTGGTGTGTTTCATTAAGTCTTATCACCTTTGCATAACTAAGTTGCCTTGCTTTTTCTAAGAGATATTACCACTAGACAGGGaccattttgaaataaaaaccaGATTTTGAGGCTCAGACAAACAAAATTTCCAAGTAAACAAATGAATATTAATAGAAGTCGGTTCCTTCAAACTTGcagatttattaaaataaattgaatatgaattagtAAGTTGGATTAAGAGACTTACATTATTTATCCCTCTTTTGGTTGGATCATCGTAAATTTCCACTACTTCTGGCACGGATGACTTGATAAACTCTTCTTCATTTTTTGTTAATGATTCTAGTCGGTACCGGAGATCCCTCGGTTTCCTTATTCCTTTTCTTTCTTGTCTCAATAAGTCATCGGAAACAAAGTTCAGATTTCTTTTCTTGCTTCCATTCTATATCGGTGAAGAGAAGACAGAGAAAAGGCCGCCGCAGCCGAAGAGTAAAGCAGGAAAAACAAAGGAGTTCGTTGGTTAGAGAAAGCTTGCAAGTTGGGTCTATGTGATtaacaaaaagaagaaaaaaaaaaagttcatctACGTGATTCTTAACTTCCACCTTCATTTCATGTATGGTTTAAAACAAATCAATATCTTTTTCATGTCAACTTTATCTTTATTTCGAGATTTTGAATAGAATTTAATGATCTTAATTTGCCAAAGACTTACCTTTTCCGTCGTCTTCATCCTAGTCGGACAACCTGCTACCAAAGTTGTGCTCTTTGCAGCCATTAAAGGGATTTTAACGAGGTGATCAAAAAAGTTTAACATGTCGAACACCCTTTCAGGGGAAGTTAACCTGTTCTTAATGACCTGAATTGGAGAGCTGATTTTGGAAAGGTAAACATAATTGTTTGCCCTTGACCAGGGAAAGAGAAGCCTTCTCAAATCATCGAAAGATAACTCATCGTGCAAGTCATCGGAATCGTAAACTGCATCTTTCAGCTTTTCAAACCAAGCTGTGAAATTGCTGGTCGCAGATCGCTCTTCGGCGTCAGGAAGCATAACTATGACTGCAGAGACGGTGATTCCGAGGTCGTCGAGGTCATCTTTGACAAGCAGCAACATTTCAAAGAGAATATGGGAGATTTCGCCCAAGATGAACCCAGCTTCTTCCGCCATTGATGGTTCAAACTAAAATCAAGGCAAAAATTGCTTGTTTATTGCAAGAGAACGAAAGTGAAATGGATAAGAAATGTTTATGGATGAGAAATGTTGGCAGTTTTTATATCTTCACGAGCGCATTCGACATAACTTTCTCGCTATGGGAGCGAGCATATTCAACTTCAACGTAAATTTCTCGCGATTGGAGCGAGCATATTCAACTTCAACGTAACTTTGTCGCGATTGGCTCGAGCATATTCAACTTCAATGTAACTTTCTCGCGATGGGCGCGAGCGAGCATACTCTAACagtattattttttttatccATTACTGTCGAAATGAACTAAAATACTCGTCCTAACAGAATTGTAATGACTTATTTATCTTTTAGcttttccaaaaacaaaaaacaaatcattttaaaaaataaggtgGTCCAACTTCTCCTTTTTGTTTACTTCAAAAGCTAAATAAAGCATTATCTCCGCTAAATGCCGACATTgagattttttaaaaatacagTCAAGACTCTATTACCTAAACAGACTTGCGCACGGGCTTTCGTTGAAGCATATAGCGCCAAGTTTGATAGCTAACTTTCCCGTAGTCTTATCGCGTCAATTTTACATAGAGAAAGTTAAAATCTCGAGCTTTTGGTGATAGAAGTTGGACTATTTATTATCCACCTTGTTgaagaattattttattttttcagttTTACTCTTGCACATCTGACCCTGCTCTCTCTTTTCTTCATTGCAGTTGAAGTAAGTACGGTTGAATTTACCAGTTCAATATGGTTTCGTTTTGTTCCTGCAAATAGTTTGTGTTTTTCTGTTCTTTTCGTTTTAATGATTTAATCTAATCTAAACTTCTTAGATCCGTGTCAAGATGAGCATCGCTAACATTTCATCCCCCGAAGATAGCTATGGAAGACTTGGAAACTTGCCACAACATGAGAGATTGACACCAACAATCAATCAAAACTTTCAAGAGAGAGATATTTCACTTGATGAGAACTACTTGAACCAGAATGTAGACATGAACTTTCAACGGAGAGAGATCCAGAAGTTCTGCTTGATGCACATGATGACGAGTGCAGACATAGATGGAAGCTTGGCTTCAAATGCAGGCATAGATGGAAGCTACTTTTTCTCTAGTGGAGGCATGAACTCTCAAGAGAAAGAGTTCTCAAGTGAGAATCCCTTGATGCAAAATGCAGGCATAGATAACAACTACTTGATGCGGAGTGGAGGCATGAACTCTCAAGAGAAAGAGTTCTCAGGTGAGAACCCCTTGGTTTCAAATGCAGGCATAGATGACAACTACTTGACGCGGAGTGAAGGCATGAACTCTCAAGAGAAAGAGTTCTCATGTGAGAACCCCTTGATGCCAAATGCAGGCATAGATGACAACCACTTGATGCAGAGTGGAGGCATGAACTTTCAACAGGGAGAGTTCTCAAACAAGTTTGGGACATTAGAAAATAACCGTAAAACGGTATgttaaatttttacaaatttatttaCTCAATTTAAGTCTCCAATctaactttaattttttaatttggtttttCAGCCCTCAACAAGTTTTGGGAACCCTGATCTGGTATGTTAtgcatattttttaattaaatttaatgataaagtttcatattattatttattgataatgcataaaatttatatatcaaCGTCATATAAAAATTTATTGCTTATAATAATTCTCTTTTCTAATACACTAGATTTATTTTTAGACgttaaaaagattaaaattttaactatgttACTTGAATATAAATGGGAATATCAAATATAAAAGTTTATGCCTAACATATACGTAGAGATGTTCATTGGTCGGGCTACTCGGCACGGCCCGAAGGCCCGCttgaaatgtgggagggtttgggcaaaaatataggcccaaaaaatgggattggacaaaaaaataaggcccgtttaaaaaatgagccgggcctcgggtaaggtatttttagccCAAGCttggcccgaattcactaaaggacaaaaaaaatctacattttttttatttttgaatgttattttcttgttgttttcttcctattttgctaccattttactattatgttactactattttgttattattgtttagatattctatacaatttattttattgttaattttcttattattttaaaggcgtttgttaattttttaatattttagaggcatttgcttgttaaattacatttatcttagtgttatttaagtctacatatttttaaaatttattttcaatttgttgggaattatttattttgatgtttttagtatttttgtctgtattatatatatttaaaaataatataacaaattAATACTGGTCGGGCCcagattttagtatttttattcagGTCGGGCTTGGACAAACCGAGCCCAATAAATGGGCATGATTTTTTAGTTGAGCCGACCCGAACTTGGcccggcccatgaacacctctacatATACGTAttcaatttttctaaaatttttaatgcaTTTAGAAGAATTTGGAAGACCATATTTGATACCTATATTTGAACATATTTGAACATATATTGCCACATTATTTTTAAGTCACATTATATTGTTTGCTGCTGTTTATTGCTATTATATTGTTGTTTTGTTATGCAAAATTTTAGTCTTTCAAACTAAAAAAAAATGTGAAGAAGTGCCAAATCAATTGGATTCTCCACCTACAACTGACACCTTGTTACAACATATACTTTTCTTGTATGTCCTCAAACTCACAAGCAACATTTGCAGCAACAAATTCTCAGGAAATGACTCATGATTTCACTATATATATGTTGAGCCTTGAACCACAGCTTTTCATTTCAATGATTTGCTTTAATCTAAATTTCTCATATCCGTGTCAAGATGAGGATGTCATACTTTGAGAATTTCTATAAAGAGACCGGAGACTCGTCACAGTATATGATAGTGACACCAGCAACTAATCAGAACTTTCAAAATGGAGAGAACGAAGAATTGCTCAATCATAATCAGATAAACGATTCAACGTGGCGTATAGGCATGAAAAGACGCTTTGAAGAGCTTGACAAATCGGAAGCTGAAAAAAAAGGCAAAGACAAACAGTGCAACACCCAACAATCACCAATGCGGAAAAATAAAAGATTTACCAAGGAAGAGCTTGCCGAAAAGAAAACTGGGCCGCAAATAAGGTTACTATACAGACATCGGATTGACAGACAGATAGCACAAGTAAATTCTcctaattcaattcaatatttattgttattttatatatgtatatatattgaagGTAAAAATGGCACTACCAACGACTAACATGGATTTGACTCTGTATTATTGGTTACACTTACTTTAAGTTAGTTTATTATTGAAAAgtgtttatgaaaaattttgataGTGTTTATTATTCgtgttaaaaattattttagaccTGATATTGTAAAGTAAAAGATTTAATgagagaataaaataataataattttatttaaagaactttttcaaatgtcaaaagttaaaaattttaactttttgacTTAGGATAAAGTCCCACTTAATGTTGATTTGGAAAACTATTTGTTAACCAATTTTTTTTAGTTTGAGTTGAGAAGTGTTTTTCAACTTCAATAGTAGCCAAAGTAACTAAAATTTGAGAATGGTTTTTCCTTTCAGAGTTGACAATATATCGTAGTAGATGATATTAAAATATCCTTGTATCGGCAAGACaatataaatatgtttgtttcttttaaCACCTATTTTGTGTGTATATTTTGGGAAAGGAAGGACAAGGAGACAGATATGAAATCATTGGTCGTCAAGCCATGGCCAGTGCAACCAGATGTCCAGGGAATTCAGCAAGAGTTTCAAGGAATAGCTAATGCCAATTTAGAACCAGAAGAGGATAAGGAAAAATCGCTCGAAGTAGCATCCAAGTTTGATATGTTACAGCAACAACGTAAAGCGGTAtgttatttttttacaaatttaattCAATCTAAGTCTCCCATCTAACTTTCTGACTTTTTAATTTGGTTTTTCAGCACTCAACAACAGCTGGGAACGATGACCAATTGGTatgcataattttttttttaattttatgatgaCGTGTCATGTTGTTATTTATTGATGATGCATGAATTTATATATTAAAGGTAGAAATTATTTTATAGACCCTTCCCACCATATCATCCATGGCCTATTTccaattatttaatgatattttaataatttttcatattattgacacataattttggtaatttttaacCTAGAACCCTGAACCTTAAGCTCAAAGTTTGGGATTCGAGTTTAAGGTTCATGTTCGAGGTTTGAGGTTTGGATAATTTTTTAATCTCGAACCTCAAATCTCGAACTTGAACCCCAAACCCTAAACTCAAGGTTTGGAGTTCATGTTTAGTGTTTGAGATTTAGTGTTCGTGGTTCAAGATTCGGGTTTGAGATTTGAGGTTCGAGGTTCaaagtttagggtttatgtttaaggTTTGGGGTTTGAAGTATGAGGTTTAAGGGTTCAAGATTTGAGTTATAAGTTTTAGGGTTCGGGGTTCACGGTTTGAGTTTGAGTTTGGAgtttatggtttaagatttaaAGTTTAAGGTTTGGGGATCGGGGTTTTTAGGgttaaaaaaatactaaaattatgttttaatgacatgaaaaaaattattgagATGTCATTAAATAATTAGAAATGAAAATTGAATGATGTGGTGAGAATGatcaataaaataatttcttatatgaaAGTTGcatcaaatattattttttatagtaattctttttctttattttaatgtCTTATGTGATTCTGGAACTTGCCTTTCTTACATCTTTCTAATTAAATTTCAGGATTACATCGTGAGTCATTTGAATTTATATTTCCAGGATTCCTTCTTGGAGAAATTAAAGAAACAGGTACtatacatgtgtgtatatatatatataatgcaatGGACATTAGCTGACCCAAGTAGTATTTGAACAAAAGCATCTTGCAATATCCATCATCTATGATTATTTACTAGACCTTATTAGACTCATGAATTTGTTGAATACATGTTCGTAATGACatcacattaaatctcaactaaTCATAGACATACCATTCTCATAATTTATggttttctatgtttattgtttCAGTTTTCTGCAAGGTCCCCATCTCTACTCTCTGCTTTTAGTGATTTGAAACACATAGTTTATG
This is a stretch of genomic DNA from Gossypium arboreum isolate Shixiya-1 chromosome 11, ASM2569848v2, whole genome shotgun sequence. It encodes these proteins:
- the LOC108472251 gene encoding uncharacterized protein LOC108472251 → MAEEAGFILGEISHILFEMLLLVKDDLDDLGITVSAVIVMLPDAEERSATSNFTAWFEKLKDAVYDSDDLHDELSFDDLRRLLFPWSRANNYVYLSKISSPIQVIKNRLTSPERVFDMLNFFDHLVKIPLMAAKSTTLVAGCPTRMKTTEKNGSKKRNLNFVSDDLLRQERKGIRKPRDLRYRLESLTKNEEEFIKSSVPEVVEIYDDPTKRGINNVKVTATDDLTSEGVQSKFRDLENQLYDDGNDKVECKDFPGLEQALKNTAWGEIPEYLESIAIQIEKDRGKTTDVFHIAIQILVCAAIKEMKDFSVGDLDWDTLKKWGATLNYAEKFGFQVRFADNLLKKNLLAYFAAQNLPKSTAKK